A segment of the Deinococcus aestuarii genome:
AGCGCAGCCTGAGCATCGGCGCCATCAACCCGAATGTCTTCCAAGAGGACGTGTACAAGCTCGGCAGCGTCACCAGTCCCTTCGAGGAGGTACGCGAGCAGGCCATAGGGCACCTCCTCGACTGCGTGGAGGTCATGAAGCAGACGGGCAGCCGCGACCTCTCCCTGTGGTTCGCGGACGGCACGAACTACCCCGGGCAGGATGACTTGAGAGCCCGTAAGCGGCACCTCCGGGCGGCCCTGAAGCGGGTGCACGACGCCCTCCCCGACGGCGCGCGGATGCTCGTCGAGTACAAGCTGTTCGAGCCTGCCTTCTATTACACGGACCTCTTCGACTGGGGGGCGGCGTATGCGCACTGCCTCGCGGTCGGGGAGAAGGCGCAGGTGCTCGTGGATCTCGGCCACCACGCGCAGGGGGTGAACATCGAGGGCATCGTCGCCTTCCTCCTCGACGAGGGGCGGCTGGGCGGCTTCCACTTCAACGCCCGGCGCTACGCCGACGACGACCTGATCGTGGGCACGACCAACCCCTTCGAGCTGTTCGCCATCTACGCGGAACTCGTGGCCGCCGAGCAGAGCAGCGACGACCTCACCCGCACCACCGCGCAGAACGTGGCCTACATGATCGACCAGAGCCACAACATCGAGCCCAAGGTGGAGGCGATGCTCTACAGCGTCCTGAACTGCCAGGAGGCGTATGCGAAGGCGCTGCTGATCGACCGCGACCTGTTGAGGGAAGCGCAAGCTGCCGGAGACGTGCTCGGCGCCCACCGCGTCCTCGCCGACGCCTTCCGCACCGACGTACGTTCCCTCCTCGCGGAGGTGCGGGAGGAGATGGGGGTGCCCGCAGACCCCATCGCCACTTACCGGGCCAGCAGCTATCAGCAGAAGGTCGCTCAGGAACGCGGCACGGCGGCGGGCGGCGGCGGCTACCCCGTCAAAGAGAAAGTGCTCGCCGACAAGTAAACGCCCCTCTCTTCAAGGAGCCCGACCATGACCACCACCCAGTCCAAGACCACCATCCAGAACCGCTGGAACGACGCCGAGGCGCCCCAGGGCGACGGCCTCGCCTCCCTCACCTACCGCTCCAACCTGCTCGGCGCCGACCGCACGCTCGTCAATATTTACGGCGGCAACACGAGCACCAAGAGCGTGGAGAAGGACCACCTGGGCCGCGACGTGACGGTCCTGTGGGTGAAGGGCTCGGGCTCCGACATTGCCTCCATTACCGAGAAGGGCTTCGCGGGCCTGAAGCTGGATGAGGTGCTGCCCCTCTTCGACCGCCCTTCGATGACGGACGAGGAGATGACCGCCTACCTCGACCGCACGACCTTCGAGCCGGGCCGCCCCCGCCAGAGCATCGAGACGCTGCTGCACGCCTTCGTGCCCGCCAAGCACGTGGACCACACTCACCCCGACGCCATCATCGCCATCGCCTGCACCCCCAACGGGCAGGAGCTCATGCGCGAGATTTACGGCGACCGGGCCGCGTGGGTGGACTACATCCGCCCCGGCTTCACGTTGAGCCAGCAGATCGGGGCGGCGGTGCGGGAGAACCCGAACCTGGAAGCCGTCGTGATGGGCAAGCACGGCCTGGTGACGTGGGGTGACACCTCGAAGGAGAGCTACGAGACCACCCTACGCATCATCGGCGAGGCGCAGGCGTACCTCGACGCGCACCGGCAGGACCCGGCCTTCGGCGGGGCACGGGTCCAGAGCGTGTCCGACGAGGAGGCCCAGACGCTCCTCGCCGCCGTCCTCCCCATCCTGCGTGGGTCGATGAAGGGGGAGCGACCCGTGATCCTCAACGTGGACCGCAGCTCCGAGGTGCTGGAGTTCGTCAACTCGAACGCGGCGGCGGAACTGTCCCAAGTCGGCGCGGCGTGCCCCGACCACCTCGTCCACACCAAGCGGGTGCCCCTCTTCCTCGACTGGACCCCGGAGCAGGGTCAGGACGCCTTGATCCAGGCGGCGAAAGAGGGCGTCGAGCGTTTCAAGGCCGAGTACGCCGCCTACTTCGAGGAGAACAAGACGGAAGGGGACGTGATGTTCACGCCCAGCCCGCGCGTGGTGCTGATCCCCGGCCTGGGCATGGTGAACAGCGGCCCCGACGCGCAGGGGGCGGACGTGTCCCGGCAGCTCTACCTCCGCGCGATTCAGGTGATGAAGAGTGCGAGTGCGCTCGGCGGCTTCGTCTCCCTCACCGCCGCCGAGAGCTACGCGGTCGAATACTGGCCGCTCGAACTGTACAAGCTCAGCCTCAAGCCCGCGCCGAAGGTGTTCGAGGGTCACGTCGCCCTGGTGACGGGCGCGGCGAGCGGGATCGGTCGCGCCATCGCCCGCAGGCTCGCGCAGGATGGGGCGCACATCGTCATCGCGGACCTCAACGCGGACGGCGGGGCGGAGGTGGCGGGGGAGCTGATCAAGGCGCGCGGCTACCACCGGGCCACCAGCGTGGGCATGAACGTGACCGACGAGGCGCAGGTGCAGGGCGCGTACACGCACGCGGTGCTGAATTACGGCGGCGTGGACATGGTAGTGAACAACGCGGGCATCGCCTCCAGCGCCCCCATCGAGGAGACCAGCCTCGACATGTGGAACAAGAACCAGAGCATCCTCTCGACCGGGTACTTCCTGGTGGCGCGGGAAGCGTTCAAGGTCATGAAGTCGCAGGGTACGGGCGGGAACCTCGTCTTTATCGGCTCCAAGAACTCCGTCGCGGCGGGCAAGAACGCGGCGGCCTACAGCGCGGCGAAGGCGGCGGAACTGCACCTGGCCCGCTGCCTGGCCGAGGAGGGCGGCGCCGCCGGAATCCGGGTGAACAGCGTCCTCCCCGACGGGGTGCTGGCGGGCTCGGCGATCTGGGACGGCAAGTGGCGCGCCGAGCGGGCGGCGACGTACGGCATTGAGCCCGACAAGCTCGAAGAGTTCTACCGCAACCGCACCACCCTCAAGGTCAACGTCTTCCCCGAAGACATCGCCGAGGCGGTCGCCTACCTCGGCTCGCCCGCCGCGGGCAAGACGACGGGCGGCGTGCTGACGGTGGACGGCGGCGTCCCCATCGCCTATGTCCGCTGAGGGGCGGGTCTCCCGGCACGTCGCCATCGACCTCGGGGCGTCGAGCGGGCGGGTGGCCCTCGGCACCCTGCAAGGCGGGCACCTGAGCGTCGAGGTGCTGCACCGCTTCCCCAACGGCGGCGTCCCCGTGCGCGGCGGCCTGTACTGGGACATCCTCGGCCTGTGGCGCGAGATTCTGCACGGCCTGAAGCTCGCCTCCTCGCGCGGCCCGGTCGCCAGCGTCGGAGTGAACTCCTGGGCGGTCGATTACGGCCTGCTGGACGACGAGGGCGAACTCCTCGGCGGCGTGCACCACTACCGCAGCCCGCGGCTGAACGGCGTGATGGAGCGGGTGCGGGCACACCTCGGGGACGAGGCGATCTACGGGGCGACGGGCATCCAGTTCCTGCCCTTCAACACCCTGTACCAGCTTGCGGCGGAACGGCCCGAACGGCTCGCCCAGGCACAGACGCTCCTGATGGTCCCCGACCTTCTACACTTCTGGCTGTGCGGCGCGCGGGTGACCGAGCGGACGAACGCGAGCACGACGCAGTTCTTCGATCCACGGACGGGGGAATGGGCGACCTCGCTGCTGGACGCTCTCGATCTCCCCACCCATCTCCTGCCCCACATCGTCCAGCCAGGTACGGACCTGGGCGAACTGAGCCCCGAGGTCGTGCGTGAGACGGGCCTGCACGGCACCCGCGTGATCGCCCCCGCCACGCACGACACCGCCTCCGCCGTCGCCGCCGTTCCCGCTGCGGCAGGTGAGACGGGCTGGGCCTACGTGTCGAGCGGGACGTGGAGCCTCGTCGGCATCGAGACGCCCGAGCCCGTTCTGACCGACGCCGCCCGCGCCGCCAACCTCACGAACGAGGCGGGCGTGGACGGCACCACCCGCCTGCTCAAGAACGTCATGGGCCTGTGGATCGTGCAGGAATGCCGCCGCGCCTGGGGCAACCCCGACTTCGCCGTGCTGTACGAGGGGGCGGCGGGCGTCCCGGCGGGCGGCCCCCTGATCGACCCCAACGGCGCCCGCTTCCTCCCACCCGGCCTCGACATGCCCGCCCGGGTGCAGGCGTACTGCGCCGAGACCGGCCAGCACGTCCCCCAGTCCCCGGCGGAGATCGTGCGCTGTGTGCTGGAGAGCCTCGCCCACCGGACGGCGGACGTGCTGGAACAGCTTGAGGCCGTGCAGGGCGGGCCCATCCACACCGTCTACGTGGTGGGCGGGGGCGCCCAGAGTCACTTCCTCAATCAACTCACCGCCGACCTCTCGGGCCGCACGGTCGTTGCCGGACCTGTGGAGGCGACGCTGATGGGCAACCTGCTCGTGCAGGCGGAGGCGGGCGGGGACATTCCGAAGGGCGGCGTGCGGGAGGTCGTGCGGGCCTCGGAGGCCCTGACGACCTTCACGCCGGGCGGCTCCGTTCCTACGGCCCAGCGCGAGCGGTTTCGCCGCCTCACTGTTCACCGTGCGACGGATGAGGCCGTCTCGCAGGGCTAAAGTTGGGCATCCATCCCCACCGCGTCCAGAGGTAAACCACCTTGACCATCGATCTCTTCATCACCTGTCTCAACGACGCGCTGTTTCCCCGCACGGGCGAGGCGACCGTCAAACTCCTGGAGCGGCTCGGGCACGAGGTCCGCTTCAACGAACGCCAGACCTGCTGCGGCCAGATGCACTTCAACTCCGGCTACCAGGACGACGCCCTGCGGCTCGTCCGCCACTTTGTCGAGACCTTCCGGGACGCCGAGGCCGTCGTCGCCCCCAGCGGCTCGTGCGTCGGCATGGTCCGTGACCTCTACCCGAGGGCGGCGGAGTGGGCCGGGGACGAGGAATTGCTCGCGGAGGTGAACGCCCTCACCCCGCGCGTCTTCGAGCTGAGCGAGTTTCTGGTGCGGTACCTCGGCGTGGAGGACGTGGGGGCCTACTACCCGCACCGGGTCACCTACCACCAGACCTGCCATGCGATGCGGGTGTTGCGGGTCGGCGATGCGCCGCTCAGGCTCCTGAAGAACGTGCGCGGGCTGCGGCTCGTCGAACTTCCCGCCGTGGAGCAGTGTTGCGGCTTCGGGGGCACCTTCAGCGTGAAGAACCCCGAGACGAGCACCGCCATGCTCGCCGACAAGGTGCAGAACGTGCTGAGCACGAAGGCGGAGGCCTGTACGGCGGGCGATAACTCCTGCCTGATGCACATCGGGGGTGGGCTCTCGCGCCTGCAAGCGGGCACCCGCACCGTCCACCTGGCCGAGATTCTGGCGAGCACCGAAGGGGAGGTCTTCGCATGAGTCAGTCGTTGCCGGGCAGGTCGGCCTGCCCGTTCGGGCGTGGGCCGGTAGCGCGCGAGGGGTCCTCATGAGCGCAGGCGGCATCGTTCCGCAGCGGACTTTTCAGGA
Coding sequences within it:
- the rhaI gene encoding L-rhamnose isomerase, which translates into the protein MNIDQVKAALREQRIETPSWGYGNSGTRFKTFAAPGAARTVWEKLDDAAEVQRLTGIAPSVALHIPWDEVEDYGELRRYAEERSLSIGAINPNVFQEDVYKLGSVTSPFEEVREQAIGHLLDCVEVMKQTGSRDLSLWFADGTNYPGQDDLRARKRHLRAALKRVHDALPDGARMLVEYKLFEPAFYYTDLFDWGAAYAHCLAVGEKAQVLVDLGHHAQGVNIEGIVAFLLDEGRLGGFHFNARRYADDDLIVGTTNPFELFAIYAELVAAEQSSDDLTRTTAQNVAYMIDQSHNIEPKVEAMLYSVLNCQEAYAKALLIDRDLLREAQAAGDVLGAHRVLADAFRTDVRSLLAEVREEMGVPADPIATYRASSYQQKVAQERGTAAGGGGYPVKEKVLADK
- a CDS encoding (Fe-S)-binding protein, which codes for MTIDLFITCLNDALFPRTGEATVKLLERLGHEVRFNERQTCCGQMHFNSGYQDDALRLVRHFVETFRDAEAVVAPSGSCVGMVRDLYPRAAEWAGDEELLAEVNALTPRVFELSEFLVRYLGVEDVGAYYPHRVTYHQTCHAMRVLRVGDAPLRLLKNVRGLRLVELPAVEQCCGFGGTFSVKNPETSTAMLADKVQNVLSTKAEACTAGDNSCLMHIGGGLSRLQAGTRTVHLAEILASTEGEVFA
- a CDS encoding rhamnulokinase gives rise to the protein MSAEGRVSRHVAIDLGASSGRVALGTLQGGHLSVEVLHRFPNGGVPVRGGLYWDILGLWREILHGLKLASSRGPVASVGVNSWAVDYGLLDDEGELLGGVHHYRSPRLNGVMERVRAHLGDEAIYGATGIQFLPFNTLYQLAAERPERLAQAQTLLMVPDLLHFWLCGARVTERTNASTTQFFDPRTGEWATSLLDALDLPTHLLPHIVQPGTDLGELSPEVVRETGLHGTRVIAPATHDTASAVAAVPAAAGETGWAYVSSGTWSLVGIETPEPVLTDAARAANLTNEAGVDGTTRLLKNVMGLWIVQECRRAWGNPDFAVLYEGAAGVPAGGPLIDPNGARFLPPGLDMPARVQAYCAETGQHVPQSPAEIVRCVLESLAHRTADVLEQLEAVQGGPIHTVYVVGGGAQSHFLNQLTADLSGRTVVAGPVEATLMGNLLVQAEAGGDIPKGGVREVVRASEALTTFTPGGSVPTAQRERFRRLTVHRATDEAVSQG
- a CDS encoding bifunctional aldolase/short-chain dehydrogenase, encoding MTTTQSKTTIQNRWNDAEAPQGDGLASLTYRSNLLGADRTLVNIYGGNTSTKSVEKDHLGRDVTVLWVKGSGSDIASITEKGFAGLKLDEVLPLFDRPSMTDEEMTAYLDRTTFEPGRPRQSIETLLHAFVPAKHVDHTHPDAIIAIACTPNGQELMREIYGDRAAWVDYIRPGFTLSQQIGAAVRENPNLEAVVMGKHGLVTWGDTSKESYETTLRIIGEAQAYLDAHRQDPAFGGARVQSVSDEEAQTLLAAVLPILRGSMKGERPVILNVDRSSEVLEFVNSNAAAELSQVGAACPDHLVHTKRVPLFLDWTPEQGQDALIQAAKEGVERFKAEYAAYFEENKTEGDVMFTPSPRVVLIPGLGMVNSGPDAQGADVSRQLYLRAIQVMKSASALGGFVSLTAAESYAVEYWPLELYKLSLKPAPKVFEGHVALVTGAASGIGRAIARRLAQDGAHIVIADLNADGGAEVAGELIKARGYHRATSVGMNVTDEAQVQGAYTHAVLNYGGVDMVVNNAGIASSAPIEETSLDMWNKNQSILSTGYFLVAREAFKVMKSQGTGGNLVFIGSKNSVAAGKNAAAYSAAKAAELHLARCLAEEGGAAGIRVNSVLPDGVLAGSAIWDGKWRAERAATYGIEPDKLEEFYRNRTTLKVNVFPEDIAEAVAYLGSPAAGKTTGGVLTVDGGVPIAYVR